The sequence below is a genomic window from Spirochaetaceae bacterium.
GCATACGAGTTCTAGATCGGTCTGGTGGGGTCGGTGTTGTGTTATTGTGCCCGGCGGCCGCCCGCCGCCCCCCCGGGGGGGCGGCCGGCGGCCGGCGGGAGCACCACCGAAAGGGCGGCGCCAGCGCCCGGCACCGGCGCGGCCATGGCCGTGCCGGTGCTCAGTCCCTCGACCTGAACCGCCCGCTTGTGGCGGCGTGGATGCTGATTGCGCAGTGCCAGACGGCGGCCGCGGCCGCCGCGGCGGCGCAGCCTGCGGCGCGCGACACGCTGGCCGCGCAGCGCGTGGTGAGCGAAGTCCCGCATTCATTTTGCATATCGACACTTCGGACGCCCGCCATTACCGGCGCCGGGCGCCCCTGCCGTCGGCGCCGTCGGCGAGGTTGACGATCAGCTCCACCTCGGCCGGGCTGGTGGCGAGATGGTCGACAATGGCGGCGTTGGACATTCCCATGCGGCGCAGGCGCAACACCTCCGCACGCCGGTCGGCGGACTCACGTGCCGGCCGGTCCGCCGGCGATCGCGCGCGCGCCGCGGACGCCGCGCTGACGTCGTCGACGCGTCCGAGCAGATCCTGCAGGCGACCGACCCCGTCCTCCAGCAGCGCCACGTTGCGCTCGGTGGCGGCGTTCATTTCGGTGACCAGAGCGGCAACTTCGGCACGCAGCTCGGACACCACGTCCGGATCATTCATGCGGCGCGCCACCGCCCGTCTCAGCAGCAGGTAGAGGACCACCAATCCAGCCGCCTGCAACACCAGCAGAGCGATCACCATCGATCCCGCCACGGCACAGCGCGTTCAGCTGATTCCGCGCTTCAGGTTGGTCAGTTTGGCGCGCAGCCGGATTATCGCCTTGGTGTGAAGCTGGGACACGCGCGACTCGGTGACCTGCAGCACTTCGCCGATCTCGCGCAACGTCAAGTCCTCGTAGTAATAGAGCGCCAACACGCGCTGTTCCTTTGCCGGCAGCTCCTGCAGAGCCTCCAACATCACGCGCTTGATCTCGTCCCGTTCGGCAATCGAGTCCGGGTTCAAACTGGACGGCGACTCGACACTCTCCGCGATCGAGATACGGTCGCTGTCTTCGCTGTTGTAGCGCAGATCGTTCAATGACATGACCGCGGTGCTGCTGATCTTCAGGAGCAGATCCTGGAACTCCTTGAGGGTCAGTTTCATCTCGCGGGCGATTTCGGCGTCGGCCGCCGAGCGGCCGAGCGTCGCCTCCAATTCGCGTACCGTATCTTCCACTTCACGCGCCTTTTGGCGTACCGATCTCGGTACCCAGTCGTTGCTGCGCAACTCGTCGAAGATCGCGCCGCGAATACGGGTCACGGCGTAGGTCTTGAACTTGACGTGCTTGGAAGGGTCGAACTTGTCGATGGCGTCGAACAACCCGAATACCCCATACCCGACCAGGTCGTCGAATTCCACGCTGCCGGGCATGCGAACCGCCACCTTGCCGGCAACATACTTCACCAAAGGCGCGTACTGGCGTACGAAGTAGTCGCGGATAGCCTGGTCCTTGCCGCTTCGATAGCTGGTCCAAAGCTGCTCTTCGGTGGCCTGGCTCAGCGGCTCCGCCAAGCTCCGTTCGCGGGTCTCAGGCGACATGATCAGTCAGCACCGCGCCCACCGGCGACTGCGATTCCGCCCAGGAAACGCCCTTGGGCCGCGGTCGCCCCGTATTCGGCTCGTCTGATGCAGCGAATCGTGTCTGATTCCAAGTACCGTCAGCGTATGTGATTTGATGATTCGGGTCAACATCCCAAGCGCCTCCTGGCCACGTTCGGAACAACCACGGCTCACGGTTCACCGGCAGCCCCGACAACGGCGCCGTTCGACCGCGCGCGCTCCCCGAACTCCTGCTCCAGCCACGTGCGGCCGAGCCGGAAGCCATCCAGGTTCAGCAGCAGTTGCAACGCCGACGCCGGCGCGATGTCCTGCGGCACCACCTGGCCATCGCACAGGTAGGAGACCGGCTTGCGGGCGTCGGCGAGGGCGGAGATCACGTTGCCGACCGAACCGGTCTCGTCGAGCTTGGTCACGATCACGCTCTCGTAACCGAATGGCTCGAACTGCCGCACGATCTGCAGCAGGTCGGCTGCCTTCGTGGTCGCGCTCACCACGAGCTGCGTGGTGCCGCCGTGGCCCATCGCATCGAGCACGCTCCGCATCTGTGCGATGCGCGCGTAGTCGGTGGGACTGCGGCCCACGGTGTCGACGAAAATGACGTCGGCGTCGCTGCCGAGGGCGATCTCCTTTCTCAGCTCATCCGCGGTCTCGGCGGTGGTCACCGGAATGCGCATGATGTCGCCGTACGTCTCGATCTGCGCTCGCGCCCCGATGCGGTAGTTGTCGATGGTCACGATGCGTACCGGCGCCGCCGGCGCACCGTTGCCGAAGCCGTGCAGCGCGGCCAGCTTGGCGATCGTGGTGGTCTTGCCGACCCCGGTCGGACCGACCAGCGTGCACACGCGCGGGCCGTCGGCCGGGGCGGGAAGCTGCTGCAGCGGCGGTGCAATCGTCAGCTCCGCGGCAATGCGCCGCACCACGAAACGGTGTACCGCGCCGTGCTCCCGAAGGCTGGACACCGGCAGTTCGGAGCGCACCGCGTCGATCAGGCGGCCGCGCATCGGCGCCGCGAAGTCGTTGGCCGCGAGCAGCGCGCGCAACTCGGCCAGGGCCGGGTGATCGTCACGCCGCACGGTCACTTCCGATCCGGGCGGAAGCGATTCGTCCAACCGCTCCCGCAACGCGGCAACCTCGCCGAGCAACCGGGCCAGACTGGGTGCCTGCTGCGCCCGCGCCGCCGCGCCGGCGGCCGCGCGCGGCGCGCCGTCCGCTGCCGGCGCCGCGCCGGCGTCCGGCGGCGTGCCGTCGACGTAACCGGTAATCTCCACGGCCGGACGCGCAAACAGCCCCAGCACGCCGCCGACGCGGACCGTGCGGTGGGACTGGATGCAGGCGTCGGGGCCGTACTGCCGCATCATCTCCGCCAGCGCCTCCTGCGAGTTGGCGCCGCGTACCGTGAAGTAGCGCATCCGCTCAGCGCTCCTCTTCCCGGCCGGCGGCGGCGAGTCCCGACACCTCCGCGAGGCGGCGCACCGAGCGGGCGGCCGCCACCTCGCTGGTCGCCAGGCACACCAGGTCGGGTATGCGGCGCTCGGCACAGCGCTTCACCAGCGGCCGCACTTCCTCGGAAGCCAACACCGCCGGCCGGCAGTCCTGCTGCGCACGCTGTCCGAGGGTGGCGGCCAACTCCTCGATCCAGCGAGGGTCGGACTCCGCCGCGGCGCCCGGCCGAAGGTCCTGCGCCGCCGCCGCGGCCAGTAGTTCCCGCTCCAGTTCCGGCGCCAGCGTGACCACGTGCAGCACACCCTCGGCGTCGCTGTGCTGCGCGCTGATCTGGCGGCCCAGCGAGCGCCGCACCCGGCGCACCAGGTAGTCTGCGTCGCGCTGCCGGCCGGCCTCGTCGGCGAGCGTCTCCAGTATGGTTACCAGGTCGCGAATCGACACCCGTTCGCGCAGCAGCCCCTGCAGCACCGCGCGGATCTCGCCCACCGTCAGCGCCGCGGTGGCCTCCTCCACCACCGTCGGACAGCTCTCGCGCAGTTCGTCGACCATCGCCCGCACCTGGTCGCGGCCGAGCAGTTCCGCCGCGTGGCGCACGATGACGGCGCGCAACTGGCCAACCAGGGCATCCACCGTGTCGGTACGCCCGGCACCGGGACGGCAACGTCCGCCGCCGGCTTCGACACCGCGAATCTTGAACCGGTACGCGGTGGGCGGAAGCTGGAGGTTGTCGCTGACGTGCAGCGCCGGCACCTGCAGCCCCCAGTCACGCGCCGCCCGGTCGCGTACGCCGCGAGCGCCGCGCAGCAGCTCGGCGCCCGCACTCCCCTCGGTAGCCGCCAGCAGACCGTACCCCAACTCCAGCGACAACGCCGGCGGCAGCGCCGGCGCGGCCCCGCCCGCACGGTCCGGCGCCGCTGCTGCCCGCGCGTCGGATGCCGGTGGCGCCGTCTCGGTAGCCGGCTGACGCCGCCCGACCGCGCGGCCCAGCCCCGCCACCACGCCCGCCAGCGGCAGCAACAACCAGGGCGGGAACCCGGGCAGCAGGCCGAGCAGGGCGAGAAAGCCGGCGGTGATGTAGAACGGACGGTCGTAGCGGGCGAGCTGCAGCGCGGCGTCGATCCCGAACGGCTGGTCCGAGGCGGCGCGGGTGACGATGATGCCGGTGGCGGTGGAGATGAGCAGCGCCGGCAGTTGGGTAACCAGCCCGTCGCCGATGGTCAGCGCGACGTAGTGCTGCGCGGCGGATACCAGGTCCTCGCCGTGCACGCTGACGCCGATGATGAACCCGCCGGCGAGATTGACCGCGGTGATGAACAGTGCCACCCGCACGTTGCCGGCCACGAACTTGGAAGCGCCGTCCATGGCGCCGTAGAAGTCCGCCTGGCGCTGCAGCTCCTGCTGCCGGTGCCGCGCCTGCGCCTCGGTGAGCCGCCCGGAGTGGTACTCCGCATCGATCGCCATCTGCCGGCCGGGCAGCGCGTCGAGCGTGAAGCGCGCGGCCACCTCCGCCACCCGGGTCGATCCCCTGGTGATCACCACCACCTGCACGGCGATGATGATGATGAAGATGATCAGGCCGATCACCACCCCCGCGGCGCCGGAAGATCCGACCACGAAGCTGCCGAACGCGCGCACGATGCGGCCGTCGAAGGCGGCCCCCTGCGACAGGATCAGCCGCGTCGAGGAGACATTGAGCGCCAGCCCGAACACCGTGGCCAACAGCAGCAGCGTCGGGAAGCTGCTGAACTCGGCTGCATTGCGCCCACTGAGCACGACCAGGATCACCAGCAGGCTGACGCCGATGTTGAGCGCCATGCCGAGGTCGAGCAGAACCGCCGGCAGCGGAATCAGCAGCATCAGCACCGCCACGCACACGAACACCGCCACCAGCGCGTCGCCGCGCTGCAGCCAGGCGCCGGAAGGCTTGTCCACCTTGCTCATTGCGGCCACCGAGCGCCTCCGGGACGCGCGCCGCCGCCGCGCGGGCGGCGGTCGCGGCGCGCCGTGCCGTGCGCCGCCAGAATCGCGGCCACCGCCGGCTCGTACGATCGCGGGATCGGGTCGCCGAGCGCAACGCGGCGAAACAGGGCGCCGGACAACGCCGCGCGTTCGATCACGGCCACGCCGCTCGACTCGGCCGCCTCCCGCATCCGCCGTGCGCTCTCGGCCGCCGCCTTGGCGACCACCACCGGCGCGGTCATGGTGTCGGGATCCCACCGCAACGCCACCACGGTACGCGCCGCGTCAGCGCACACCACGTCCGCGGCCGCAACCTGCTCGGCGGCCGTGCGCGCGAGCAGTGCGCGCGTGCGGGCGCGCAACCGGTCGCGCACCATCGGGTCGCCCTCCTGCAGGCGCCGTTCCTCGCGCTCCTGTGCCACCGAACGGTGCGCCCGCCGGCGGGCGCGGAAATAGCGCACCAGGTAGTCGGCCGCCGCCAGCAGCAACAGGACAACCGCCGCCTGCACTGCCAGGCGCAGCGCCGCGCCGTACGCCACCTCGGCCGTGGGCGAGCCGGCCGCGATCGCGCGCAGCGCGGCGCCGATGTTGAGCGCCGCGACTACCGCCACCGCGCCCACCTTGAGCAGTTCCCGGCCGAGGCCGATCGCGGTGTCTGCCGACCACAGCCGGCGGCCGACGCGTCCCCAACTCGGGGCGATGCGGTGCCAGCGCGGCGTCACACTCCGCAACCTGATCGGCAAACCTTGCTGGACGAGGTGTCCGGCCACGGCGCCCGCGATCGCTGCCGCCAGTAGCGGCGCCGCCAGCCGTCCCGCATGTCCGAGCGCCGCCGGCAGCAGGCCGGCCAGCGCGGCGGCGTCGTCCGCGGCCGCCACGCGACCGAAACACAGGCGCAGCAATTCGCCACCGGCGGCGGCGATGGCGGGGCCGGTCAGCGCCGCCGCGCCAATCCCCGCCAGCAGGATCACCGCCGCGCTCACCTCCGGCGAGCGCACCGGCTCGGCGGAGTCACGTGGTGCACCGGCGCGCACGGCGGACGCGCGCAGCCGATCCTCGGCGCCGGCGCGCCCGCCGCCGTCGAGAGCGGACCGGAAAGCGCCGCTCACGGCACCGCTCCCGCGCCGGCCGGCGGCGGGGCCGCCAGCCCGTCCAGCATCCGGCGCAGCGTGGCGAAGCCGTCGTCGAGCGCCGCCGCGGCGGCGGTCAGCAGCAGTGGCAGCGCGACCAGGAGGATCACCAGGCCGGCGCCCAGCGACAGCGGCAGCCCCAGCATGAGCAGGTTCATGTACGGCGCGACGCGCGCGAGCAGGGCAAGGGCGAGTGACACCAGCAGCAGTGCCGCGAATATCGGCAGCGCGATCGCCATGGCGGTGCCGAACAGGCGCCCCAGGCTGCCCGCCACGGTGTGCAGCAGCAGCCCGGCGCCGCGGCCCGTGCCGGCCTCGAAGCTCACCACCAGGTCGGCGGCGCGCAGGGCGTGAAACGAACCCGCCACGCCGTCGAGCATCAGCCGGTGCAGTCCGCCCACCGACAGGAACGCCATCACGGCGAGCACATGGAACAACTGGCCCAGCAACGGGGAACGGCCCGCCGTGAACGGATCGAGCAACTCGACCACGCCGAACCCGACCGGCAGCGAGATGAACGCGCCGGCGGTCTGCAGGGCGGTGAACCCCAGGAGCACCAGGAAGCCGAGCAGCACACCGACAAGCGCCTCGCCGATCAGCAGCAACGCGAACTGCGCCCCGGACGCGGGTACCGGGTAGCCGCCGGCGATCACTCCGGGCAGCGCTACCACGGCGATGAACAGCGCCAGCCCCAGCCGGCCCGGTTGCGGAATGGCCGGCGACGAGAACAGCGGCGCCACCTGCATCATCGCGATCACGCGCGCCAGCACCAGCAGCGCGACCCCCAGGTCATCGGCGGGAAGCCGCATTACGGCATCGCCCCCATGGCCGGGATGCTCTCGAACAACCGGGTGGTGTAATCGATCATCGACGCTCCCAGCCAGGGGCCCAACAGCAGGGCGACCCCGATGACCGCAAGGATCTTCGGCACGAAGGACAGCGTTTGCTCCTGGATCGAGGTGGCAGCCTGCACGATCGACACCACGAGCCCCACCAGTACGCTCGCCACCATCAGCGGCGCCGCCAGGACAAGGAGCTGCAGCACGGCGTCGCGCGCCAGGGTCACGACCGTGCCGAGCGTCATCGCCGCCGCCATCAGCGGAAACTCTCGATCAGTTGCATGACCAGCAGATCCCAGCCATCGACCAGGACGAACAACACCAGCTTGAACGGCAGCGAAATGAGCACCGGGGGCAGTACGATGATCCCCATCGAGATCAGCGTGGTGGCCACCACCATGTCGATGATCACAAACGGAATGAATATGAGAACGCCGATTTTGAATGCCACCGTGAGCTCATGCAGAATGAACGCCGGGATCAGGATGTAGGTGGGCACGTCGGCGCGCGTGTTCGGCTTGGGCAGATCGCGCATGCGCATGAACAGGCGGATGTTGTCGGCGTCGTTGCCGAGCTGGCGGAACATGAACTCGCGTACCGGGGCCTCGGCGCGTTGCAACAGCTCCTGACCCTGCAGATCGCCGCGCGAGAACGGCTGCAGGGCGTCGCGGTTGATCGCCTCGAAGGTCGGCCACATGATGAACGCGGTGAGAAACAGGGCCACGCCCATCAACACCTGGTTGGGCGGCATGTCGGTGAGCGACAGCGCGCGCTTGACGAACTGCAGCACGATGGCAAGGCGCAGGAACGAGGTAGTCAGGATCACGATCGACGGCGCCAGCGACAGCACCGCGAGCAGCAGCAGCAACTGCAGCGACAGCGCCAGCTCCTGGTTGGTGTACGCGTCGCGCAGGCTGAGGTCCAGGAACGGCACGCCGCTGACGGCCGGCGCCACGGCGGCTCCGGTGCCCGCGGCCGCGGCGGCCGCTGCGTCGGGCGCGGGCGTCTGCGCCGCCACCGGGGCGGCCAGCAACGCCGCGCACAACGCCGCGGCGGCAGCGGCGCGGCGGCGCACGATGCTACGTTGCCGCACGGACCTTTTCCTCGACCGCCGGGGCGCGGCCCAAGCGGCGCACCCGATCCCGTTGGTGGCGCACCCGGTCCCGCTGGCGGCGCAGGAACGCGGTGTGGCCGGAATCCGCGGTGCGCGTAGCGGAGGGGGTGCCGATGCCGGCCTCGGCGAGCAGGTCGGCAAACCGGCTGCGGGCGGAAGCGCCCTGCCCGGCGGGGTGCTCCGCGAGCAGATCGAGGCGCTCGGGATCGGTGATCTCGGCCACCAGGTTGACCGCCTGGTCGCCGGCTCCCACCAGGTAGTAACCGCCGGCGGCACGCACCAGGTGCAGGCTGCGGTTGCCGCCGAGCGAACGCGAGCCGAGCACGGCGATCAACTCGCTGTTGCCATGCCGGCCCGCGGCGCCGCGCCGGATGAGCCGGAACAGCAGGTAGATCGCGCCGAGCACCGCGGCAAGCACCACCACCATGCGGATGAAGTCGCCGGTGGAAACCACGCCGCCGGCGGCGCCGGGGTCACGGCCGGCCTCGGGCAGCGGAGTCGCGTCGACCGGCGGCGCGCCGGCAACCGACGCCTGTGGCTGCGGTTGCGGCTGCTGCGCGGATAACGGACACACCGCAATTAGCAGCGCGCCCGCGATCAGCAGCGCCGGAGCATCGATGGCAGGACGCCGCGCACGCTTCCTCGAAGCGCGGGCGGCGGTCGCGGTGTGCAGGTCTGTTCCCCTCCCAGGAACGC
It includes:
- the whiG gene encoding RNA polymerase sigma factor WhiG, with protein sequence MSPETRERSLAEPLSQATEEQLWTSYRSGKDQAIRDYFVRQYAPLVKYVAGKVAVRMPGSVEFDDLVGYGVFGLFDAIDKFDPSKHVKFKTYAVTRIRGAIFDELRSNDWVPRSVRQKAREVEDTVRELEATLGRSAADAEIAREMKLTLKEFQDLLLKISSTAVMSLNDLRYNSEDSDRISIAESVESPSSLNPDSIAERDEIKRVMLEALQELPAKEQRVLALYYYEDLTLREIGEVLQVTESRVSQLHTKAIIRLRAKLTNLKRGIS
- a CDS encoding flagellar biosynthesis protein FlhF; this encodes MRYFTVRGANSQEALAEMMRQYGPDACIQSHRTVRVGGVLGLFARPAVEITGYVDGTPPDAGAAPAADGAPRAAAGAAARAQQAPSLARLLGEVAALRERLDESLPPGSEVTVRRDDHPALAELRALLAANDFAAPMRGRLIDAVRSELPVSSLREHGAVHRFVVRRIAAELTIAPPLQQLPAPADGPRVCTLVGPTGVGKTTTIAKLAALHGFGNGAPAAPVRIVTIDNYRIGARAQIETYGDIMRIPVTTAETADELRKEIALGSDADVIFVDTVGRSPTDYARIAQMRSVLDAMGHGGTTQLVVSATTKAADLLQIVRQFEPFGYESVIVTKLDETGSVGNVISALADARKPVSYLCDGQVVPQDIAPASALQLLLNLDGFRLGRTWLEQEFGERARSNGAVVGAAGEP
- a CDS encoding flagellar biosynthesis protein FlhA yields the protein MSKVDKPSGAWLQRGDALVAVFVCVAVLMLLIPLPAVLLDLGMALNIGVSLLVILVVLSGRNAAEFSSFPTLLLLATVFGLALNVSSTRLILSQGAAFDGRIVRAFGSFVVGSSGAAGVVIGLIIFIIIIAVQVVVITRGSTRVAEVAARFTLDALPGRQMAIDAEYHSGRLTEAQARHRQQELQRQADFYGAMDGASKFVAGNVRVALFITAVNLAGGFIIGVSVHGEDLVSAAQHYVALTIGDGLVTQLPALLISTATGIIVTRAASDQPFGIDAALQLARYDRPFYITAGFLALLGLLPGFPPWLLLPLAGVVAGLGRAVGRRQPATETAPPASDARAAAAPDRAGGAAPALPPALSLELGYGLLAATEGSAGAELLRGARGVRDRAARDWGLQVPALHVSDNLQLPPTAYRFKIRGVEAGGGRCRPGAGRTDTVDALVGQLRAVIVRHAAELLGRDQVRAMVDELRESCPTVVEEATAALTVGEIRAVLQGLLRERVSIRDLVTILETLADEAGRQRDADYLVRRVRRSLGRQISAQHSDAEGVLHVVTLAPELERELLAAAAAQDLRPGAAAESDPRWIEELAATLGQRAQQDCRPAVLASEEVRPLVKRCAERRIPDLVCLATSEVAAARSVRRLAEVSGLAAAGREEER
- a CDS encoding EscU/YscU/HrcU family type III secretion system export apparatus switch protein, with product MSGAFRSALDGGGRAGAEDRLRASAVRAGAPRDSAEPVRSPEVSAAVILLAGIGAAALTGPAIAAAGGELLRLCFGRVAAADDAAALAGLLPAALGHAGRLAAPLLAAAIAGAVAGHLVQQGLPIRLRSVTPRWHRIAPSWGRVGRRLWSADTAIGLGRELLKVGAVAVVAALNIGAALRAIAAGSPTAEVAYGAALRLAVQAAVVLLLLAAADYLVRYFRARRRAHRSVAQEREERRLQEGDPMVRDRLRARTRALLARTAAEQVAAADVVCADAARTVVALRWDPDTMTAPVVVAKAAAESARRMREAAESSGVAVIERAALSGALFRRVALGDPIPRSYEPAVAAILAAHGTARRDRRPRGGGARPGGARWPQ
- a CDS encoding flagellar biosynthetic protein FliR, whose product is MRLPADDLGVALLVLARVIAMMQVAPLFSSPAIPQPGRLGLALFIAVVALPGVIAGGYPVPASGAQFALLLIGEALVGVLLGFLVLLGFTALQTAGAFISLPVGFGVVELLDPFTAGRSPLLGQLFHVLAVMAFLSVGGLHRLMLDGVAGSFHALRAADLVVSFEAGTGRGAGLLLHTVAGSLGRLFGTAMAIALPIFAALLLVSLALALLARVAPYMNLLMLGLPLSLGAGLVILLVALPLLLTAAAAALDDGFATLRRMLDGLAAPPPAGAGAVP
- the fliQ gene encoding flagellar biosynthesis protein FliQ; translated protein: MAAAMTLGTVVTLARDAVLQLLVLAAPLMVASVLVGLVVSIVQAATSIQEQTLSFVPKILAVIGVALLLGPWLGASMIDYTTRLFESIPAMGAMP
- the fliP gene encoding flagellar type III secretion system pore protein FliP (The bacterial flagellar biogenesis protein FliP forms a type III secretion system (T3SS)-type pore required for flagellar assembly.), which codes for MRQRSIVRRRAAAAAALCAALLAAPVAAQTPAPDAAAAAAAGTGAAVAPAVSGVPFLDLSLRDAYTNQELALSLQLLLLLAVLSLAPSIVILTTSFLRLAIVLQFVKRALSLTDMPPNQVLMGVALFLTAFIMWPTFEAINRDALQPFSRGDLQGQELLQRAEAPVREFMFRQLGNDADNIRLFMRMRDLPKPNTRADVPTYILIPAFILHELTVAFKIGVLIFIPFVIIDMVVATTLISMGIIVLPPVLISLPFKLVLFVLVDGWDLLVMQLIESFR
- a CDS encoding flagellar biosynthetic protein FliO; amino-acid sequence: MCPLSAQQPQPQPQASVAGAPPVDATPLPEAGRDPGAAGGVVSTGDFIRMVVVLAAVLGAIYLLFRLIRRGAAGRHGNSELIAVLGSRSLGGNRSLHLVRAAGGYYLVGAGDQAVNLVAEITDPERLDLLAEHPAGQGASARSRFADLLAEAGIGTPSATRTADSGHTAFLRRQRDRVRHQRDRVRRLGRAPAVEEKVRAAT